ATTAGCGGTTGATGCTGTGACAGGCACATGGAGAAGGCCTTACTGGGGACTCCGGAGACGAGGCGCAGAGGCCTCAAGACTCTGAAGGCTCTCAGGGCCTTCATGTCGAAACCACCTCCTTTCTCCACCGGGGCTCCGGAGATTTTATTAATGGTATCCAGGGCAAGAGTGAAAAGCCTGAGGGGGGAGCCAAGGGAGACCAGATAAACCAATCAGCTCAGCCCACGGAATATTAACACACCTCTTATCTGCAGGTTAGGCTGTGACCAGGAAAGATTTAGCTCTGCTCTGATTTGTCTGTGATGCTGGAATTTTGGTCACTCGCCTGAGCTGCAAACTGAACTCCAAAAAAGCTCCCCTGCACCCCAGACACTCCTGCATGGATCAGCTCACCCCATGAACACGATGATGAAGTCGAGTATGTTCCAGCAGTTCCGTAAATAGGCTCCTTCGTGGAACAGAAACCCGTACGCCACTACCTTGAGAAAGCACTCTAACGTGAAAATGATCAGAAAGATGTATTCCAGACTCTCCTGTAGAAGACAGAGAGGGCAATAATTAGACGCTTTGACAGATGATGTACAAGCAGTCCAGTCCTCAACTTTCCCATTCCCactcaacagaaaaaatactgtGGTCAATAATAAGAGACAAACAAAATACcgttttttcattttaaatcaaccttttaattattttaaacatgcataATGTGTTGTCATAATGAATCAATGACTTTgcaagcattttttattttaacatatacTTCCTATTATTCCTAAATGGTGAGAATACAACAGTAAAGTCAGCACTGAGGAAAGACAAGTGAAAGGAATCAGCTCCAACACTAAAACCTCAGTAACCTGTTAGAAGAGTGGTATTAAAATTTGCTTTCTCAATTTTATCACCCAGCTCATTAATAAATGACAGACCAGTTGAATGACTGCTTACTGAACAGCTGCTTAAGTGGCTGTGTACTGGAGTGCAATTTTCATGAACTCAGTAATATTTATAACATTAACAAAACTGACTAAGAATTAAAATCCTCCAAACCATGCCTGACATTCCGTATAGATTCCTTTTTAGTTCTGACATTATGAAGTTGACATTCCAAGCTTGTGATCAGTCTCAATGTTCCAGAGAACTACAATGACACGAGTCATTACTCTCATTGTGTAAATCCATTCCTAAGAGACAGGAGAAGTTGTGCTTCCACGTCTGCATGTCTCTGATCGCGAGGTTTGCACGCGGCCGAGAGCCTGGgtttctgtctgtaactcaGAGCAAGCATACCAAACAGCACCATGTATGGTCTCTGTGCCGCCTGTGTGTGTACGCTGTAGCCGGCTGTGCCGCGATCACTGTGGCAGCAGACGTGACAAGAGCTGCTCCCTGCCAGACTCTATTAAGCAACCGCATCTTTACCAGCCAAAGGAACCCTACTTTCAACCCCATCTTTGCCAGCTGAAAGAACAACACTTCAAGTTTTCCTTCTACCAGCCAAAAAACAGTACTTTGAAGCCCATCTTTACCAACCAAAACAACCACTTTCAACCCCATCTTTACCAGCCGAAAGAACAATACTTCAAATCCTCTTTTTCCagccaaaacaacaacactgcaAACCCTCTCTTTACCAGCCAAAATGAAGACACTTTCAACCCCATTTTTTTTCAACcccatctgaaaagaaaaatcaatactgTAAACCCTCTTTTTGCCAGCCAAACAAGGACACTTTTGCCTTTTAAGGTGACACCTGCATGTCCTTCTGATGGTGAACTTTCTTTGATTGGGTCTTCCAGATTTGAGCTTTTGAGCTTTCTGAGGCTGAGAGATGGACAGTTGGAATTCTGTTTTATAATATTGACCGCCCTAGTCCTACAAAGATCTGGTTGTGATTTGAGGGTGCAGCTGCATGCTAACATTGACAGAGTACAGAATGTAATTTGGTGGGAGATAGAGAGAGTTACCATCCCAGTGCTGAACTGAATCAGTATAAAGTTTGGTCattacactgaaatgcacagagTACATTGACTGGCCATAGGGTGGCGTAGTACTCTGACCCACTTCAGGCAGCATCTAGGGATCCTATTTCAGAGCTTACATCCCTGAAATGGTAGGCGGGCTAACACTGGGGTCAGAGAAATGCAGGAGTACGTAAAGGCACAGATATTTAGCAAACAGGAATTGTGTTGTCCTTATAATGTCAGATGAATACTACAGGATGTCTGACTTATAATTGCATTGATCAAGCCTGAAAAACCCATCATTCTACCCCTGTCAAACctaaaaagtcttttttttatcatgacaTGCTAATTGATCAGTGGTGacgggtgagctggaaacaggggaaacCCGAACACtgcctttaaatctatcattactttcaacctgaACAACCAATCCTTgataattaaacaatctcatgctgtagctttcgcaatagcacacaaatttcagacaatctgcagtgtttcacgagcataatcaattattctaattacgtgattggtgtcgattattctgtgaattatttgttttattgttaatcaaggaggataaagggaaacaggttgaaagtaatgatagatttacaggtagtgttcgggcttcccctgtttccagttcacccgccgccactgtaATTGATCAAGCATTTAGTATGAAATTGACTTTTTGAAATCAAATATTCAATTCACTCTATTGTTGTCATGCTTGACAGTAAATTTAACAATCTGAAAATCTAATACAGTAATTCCAAAGTTTGGAACTATTTCTAATAATATTCATCAGCAAGATCTGGATAGAGGGAGTATTTTAGAGAATAACAGAAAATCAGGTTTGAATACATCTTTAACAATAATCCAGAGGaaagtgtgtatatatcttTATCCATAGTCCTTTGGGATATTTGGATATATCTTTAGGGTTTGTACTCATGTGTATGGATTACTGAGCGTGTTCCCACAGCAACGTCACATATCCAAAGGGAGTGGTGTGGATTCAGAGTCGTTCTAAATATAAAGCATTAAACCCCAAACAGAAAGAGCTGTAGTGAACACCTGCTGCATGTCTTTCCTTTCAGCCTCAGAGCAGCTCGGGCATATTGGAAACCATGAGGCTCACACAGGACTCTACCAAAATGGTCAATAACTACACTGTTATGTAGTTATGTAGTGTTAACTACACGGCATGTGCTTCAAACAGCTCTTTTAAACATAATGAAAAGAGTGAAACATTTGAGAGCAAATTATGCCCTTAGAGAATAAATACTTTATTCACAATCATTATATGAATTGTGGAACCccataaaaatgaccaaatcaACACCAATATTGTAATCAAAGGAAATATCCCAGTTACACAGTATTTTTTCTTATATATAGAAAGGTTTAAGGCTTATCTTAATGTATTATGTGCTTTCAAATTAAGTTTAACTCTcccatattttctgttttgacatttttacatgatgTCTCATGTGTACAGATGATGCTCAAAGAAATTTATTAATAGAGGAAAGTTGCTGATGTCACAAGTATGTGTGTCCTGAACGGAGGGCTGCTCATGTTATTCtggctgtgtctctccctctccctcttggCATTGGCCAGTTCCCTGAGTGACTGACACTCCGCATTCCTTTCCCTGCCATGTGCCACGGACCACTTTTCCTTCTGTCAACCCCCGAGACCCCATTTTATGAGGTCATCAACATCAGACAGGGGTGGGGTGTTTCCATAAAGGTCACATGCGAGACATACTGGGGGGCTGAGACATCGGGGAACTCTAAGGTGCCCTCACTGATGGGGGCAGCTGCAATCCCAGCCTCCTTTCCTTTGAACAGCCAGCCCCCAGCACGCAGGAGACCACATGATGTGGAGCGCACAGTGATTCAGCTCAAACTGAAGCTATATGGCTGTGAATGATCAGATGCAGAATGATTTGTGTGAAGCCTTACAGCATCAAGAGATCATTTTAGGTGGAATAACATACAGGCTATATGCAGCACATTTGACTAAGGATTATACAGCCAAAACTACTTTGTTTGCCTCATGTTACAAATATTTCTTGCAAATATATCAACATTTTGTCTCATAAGGGCCCAGAACAGATCAGCTATCTTTGAGTCACAGATGAAACATTTGAAGACAGTCTCTGGGGCAGAAGGCCAGGACCCTCCTGCCACAACAAGCAGTAGACAAACCCACAGAGTGACTTTGTCACAACCTAGTAGCAACATGGTCAGGACCTCTAGGGAAACATTGCGAGAACATCTTACATGGCTGGGAGGGTGGCGAGATGCTGATCGGCTGGCTGGGGGATGCCTGGTCGGCCAGGTGATAATGGCCTGATGAATGGAGGTATCTCTGCTATCTGCAGGGCAACGGGCTTGGCTGACTGCTCTGCAGTGATTAGCTCTAGTGTctccccaccacacccccctcccccccgtggGACTGCGCCCAGGCTATTGTTAGAGCAGGGACAGAGGCCACTCACTAGGTTGGAGTTGGTGTTGTTGGTGTCTTCCGCAGGCATGGGCAGGAATACGGCCAGAGCCACGCAGTTGGCAAAGATGGTCAACAGGATGATGATTTCAAAGGGTCTGGGAGGATTCGCTAAGGAGGACACTCAGACAGGCAGCAGCGGCCCAAGCTcagcacagagatgcacagtGCAGAGATTCTCTGCACAGAGGCACTCAGTACAGagatacacagcacagacactcagcacagagatacacagcacagacactcagcacagagatacacagcacagagactcagCACAGACACTCAGCACAGAGATACTCAGCATAGAGATACACAGCGCAAAGACACCGAACACAGGGTATTCAGCAGGGTTCcctcagaaatgctgttttggACTTTTATgcttaaatattattttggatGTAATTCAACACAAGCACACGATAGAAATTGGAAACAAAGATTTACAGAGATTAAATATGAATTGCCCACAACAGAACTCTGAATGGAACTGAATTTCCACGTCCTTGCCACAAAGCTGTAACTAAACATACTCCATTTTCCGGATTAGATCCAATGATAAAGTGATGTCTAGTATTACTCTTATAATTGTGTGCAGGTCCAAGGTTTTAGAGTTTTTTGTCTCAGCTATTGGTAATTTGTGGTAAACTTTGGTAAATTTACTTTGTGAACATATCTACTTAGGGAATTGCAGTCTTTTGACTGAAGAAGTTgtgagctgttgttgctgccCATTTTAAACTTTCTTTGTTCAGACTCCACGTGAACACATGAACCACAAGCTTTGGGGCGCAGTGACCTCCGGAATAGCATGTATTCACCAGAGCTGTGGGCTGTAACTTCATACCTAAAACATAACATCAATCTGCCATTCAATgctttactgtatgtaaaatacTGCCTGAACATTTTTGCCACCAGGGGTGCTAGATGAGAATTCCCCTGCCAGGTCAGCTTGGTGtccaattttaggtggtgacgTGGATAGACAGCTGCTGAGCACCAGAATATAATCaaactatttaaaaacacttattAAAAAGATGGGCCCAAGCTTCTGTCAACAGCTCCCATTAATTCCAGTGCAGACAATTCCTTCTAAGGGTTTTGGTCTTGTGACCATGTGTGTCCTTTTCGTCTGTTTCTGTAACTTTCCTTCTTTTTGAGGCCTGGTTGTTATGAACTCTCAGAGGCTGAGATAAGAAGAAACACTTCCCTCCTTTTGCTTTTGCATTATTTTAGAAGATTGGAGGCTGTGTTTCACAAACATCCTCTGTCTGTTGAAGCAGAAAACTTCATCTAACAAAACAAAGGACACAGGAAAACATTTGGTTTCTGGGGTTTGTCCACTTTTTCCCCTGACATTCCAACTGAAGCTAAAAGGATCCTCTTCCAGACTGCTGCCAGAGAAGCACATCAGAAATCACAAAAAAGGTGACTGGCTGATCTCTCTAATACCTGGAAGCTGCCAAGAGATTCTCTACCCTTTTTAAAACCAGTTCAAAGGGGCATGTATCCAAGCACAGAAATATGATACAAAACCAGAGTAGCAAACCAGCAGGGAAAACATCCCTGAACATCACTCATCTGAGGCGCCCTACCACACAGTGAGGCTTCCGTGCCTTCTGTGCCCCCAAACAACTGAAAGGGAAAGCAAGCGAGCCAGCCGCTTATCACTAAATTAAGAGGCTACTTAATCGTTTTTAACTGGCAGCTTGAAATAGTGCAGTGTTAGTCCATGGATAAGCGGCCAGACAGTGCAAAGGCCGCAGCTAAATGCCTGGAATTGACTTAAGCGAGTTCACTGGAGAACAAAAGCCTTCACACATCCGTCGCGTCCCCTGCCTGAAGCTCTGACTGTAAACAGAACTGGAACCTGAAACAGAACAGGTGGTCTCTCTCGGTGGTGCAGCCATTTATAGAGTCGGGTCCAGACATGGTTTTCCCCTGGGCCACAGTCTGTAGCGCTCTCTGGGTGCACTCTATCAACGCTCCATATTCCATTTACACTTATTAGAAATgttacatatacatgtgtgcattaaaaatgaacctCAAGAAATCTCTGAATTGATAGCTTGTACAGATAAAGTCACTCCACGCCTGCTCTACAGCAAACGAAGCACTCTGCTGGTGCCTTTTCAGGATGCTGTCTGACACTGCGGTAGCATGAGTCGACCGTTTCCGCTAAAGTTCAAGAGATAAAAGCCTTAAAATCCGAAAAGATCATAAATGGGAGCCCAGAGGAATGGCTGTGTTTAGAATTTATGAAtactgtgtgaatgctgtgtttaTGATGTACAAAggctgtgtgaatgctgtgcaTATGATGTATAAGGGTTGTGTGGATGCTGTGTACATACACAGAGTACAAAGCAGTGTACTCTGTGTTTGTTACATTTGTATTGCTACAGtacacaaatattattttaagatCATTATCATACAATCATGAGAATAATTTAAATACTTCTTGCCCTCGTTGTACTGGCTTAAAGATAAGCTCTagtgtttatgaatgtgtgagcatgtgcatacatgtatgtccaggtctgtgtgtgtgtatgtaaatgtatgtgtatatgtgtgtgagtatgtatgcaTACGTGTGTctgcacgcatgtgtgtgcgtgagagactgtgagagggtgtgagagggagtgtgtgtgtttacgtgtgacagtttgagagtgtgtgagagtgtatgtggcAGTGTGACAGGCCTGTAAGGATACTTCCACTCCACGATGTTGATGCAGGCCTTGCGGAAGGGGTTCTTCAGTgtgaagaagaagagggaaCGAGCGGGGCGGGGGTTGCCCCCCGTGGCCTGTAGcttcttcagcttctctctctgcttcctcttcagctcctcctcgtCCATGATGAAGGACATCATCGGGGGATCGCTCTTGGCCTCCATCTTTGCCTGCCCCCGCTAGAAAACGCTCTTTCCCTGAAGCGCTGCTCCTTCTTGCTGTATTCCAACAGGGTACGTTGCCGCTTCCCTCTCCTGGCTCCCTCTGTTTCCTTAACGTCCAAAAAACTCTCTCGCTGCTCTCCCTtcttcctctgccccctccgcctctctctccctccgtctccctctctcagagacaggactgcctctcctctcctcacggCTGCTGGGAGTATGGGAGCAGACTGCACTCAGCAGGAGCAGCGGGCGGGAGCTGGGGTTGGCTCGATGGCGGTTAAATATAGAAAGAGTGAAACAGGCCCCAGGCCATgcttggggttggggggaggggtcagggggGTCCTGAGGCAGCAGAAAAGGAGTAGGAGCAGCACCGAAGTAGAGGTGCAGCTGTCGTTCCTGCGTTTCGGGCTCCCGCAGCCTCCCTGTGCGGCCAGTGTGCAGTGCCTCTCTGTGCAGTCAGAAGTGAGTGGCGGGGCGGTGATACGGGGAGGTTCCTGGGCCCCTGAGCGGTTAGTTGCGTTTACGTGACATTGCACAGACAATGGGggtgtttacagtttttacataacAGTTCAACAGTGCTTGAGTTTGCTGGGAAGGCCATTAAATTCAAATGTCTACGCTGCCTAAAAAACAGAGGACTTCTCCAGGCCGCTGCAAGGAGGtgaaatatttgtgaaatatatgttttatacacttggaatgatacatttttaagcaCAACTCATCCATACAGCATatacatgcgcgcacacacacatacacacacacacgcacacacagaaatgtaactTTGATGGCAACACAGTCTCCCTGACTTTGAAAGTATCTAACACTACAGCAAACCCAACGGGCAGTTCTGCAGTGATTTTGGAGTGAGATGCCAAACCAAACAGAACAGAGTGCTTTGACCCTGATCCTGTAACCACCCCCTGACACCTGAGACCGACACCCATCCATCAGTATGTGTCACTGTCCTCATTTACTGCCATTTCCAGCCCAGATCATTCAGCCCACCTGCACACCACCACAACAGAGGACCTGCACTGCTGCAACGTTGActgaatattacaaaaacattacCTCTGACACAGGCTGAGTGCGATGTGACTTTAGATCAGATTTCACTGACAGATGGACTGCTCTTCGGAGGAGAggtaataaaatgcatttgccaGAGGTCCACTGACCTAAATACACTCACAAGTGAAAGTCTCACCAAAGACTTGATCTCCATTCACAAAACCATTTACAGAAACCTTTTCCACTTTGCAGAGGTACGTCAAGGATAGTTCAACACCTTTTGATGAAACTTTTGaatataaatacagttttaagTGACCAGCTAGAGAACACGGCTATCTGTGGCATTTTCACGTGAAAAAAATGACCGTATGTAGTATGATTGTAGAGTGTGCTTCCGAGGTTGTTCATTTTCTACGTCTCAACAATTTTGAAACCAATATGCTATGAAATAGCACACTGGTTTTATGAATaactatatataaaaatgacatcaagGTATCACTGAATACAAACTGCCCCTCTACACAAAGGCTGATTCTTCAGACAGTAATTTATTGTTTGTAAAGCAGGAAAGTTACATCTTAAAGTGTCGTACAGAGACAATCTTAAGTGTGCCACTTCAAACTCCAATGATTTGCCCTCATTAAATGCAAAACTATGCAATTCAgtgaaaccaaaaacaaaagcaaacagtattcacaaaactgtgtgtgtgtgtatacagtaccagccaaaagtttggacacacttgattaagatgatgggaaacatgcattcaaaggcattttgaacTAAAGACTTTGAAATTTGGTtcttatacaaatataaaagacaattttttaaataattaatttaaacaaatatttttgcctactttgaagaattctaaaatataagagttttgtTCTGGTTAttacttttttggtcactgcgtaattccatttgtgttattttttattttctaaaatattttccatttgaattaGAATACTATTActctaaaatgtgtaaaatagtaagaataaagaaaaacccttctatgagtagctgtgtccaaactttagactggtactgtataaatatgagagagagatatagatCTTGTATATAACACAGGCAGAAAAGCTGCATAAGCATAATtatgataatattaataataagaaTTACTCTTACAAGCAATGACAACAAATAAGTCTATACATACAAATAtctaatatttaaaaaaaatcacatggccctttaaaaaaatcaaaacagtgcTTTAACTCTATTTGAGGTACAAAGTGCAAGCCGTACAGTCATACAGATTACATAAACAGCAGGAGGGTGGAATTCTGGGAGTTCCAGGGGGCATTagggaacaacagcagcccGTGTGGCCGGAggcgcagacacacagagagagaaactccCTGTGATGGAGGGAACAGTGATGGAATGGCAGCGTCCACCATTACGCATCACCACCATTCCACGGAATGGAGCGTTTCCAATGCAACGACACATGCTCAGAAATCAAGAGCAAGAGCAATTCAGTGATTCTACACCTGATACAAACAGAATTCAAAATTCAACATATGCCTACAACACAtgacataaatataataatgatattatgaCATTAAAGACAGGGCCTCATATTACAGCCAGCCCAGTGCAAACCCAACAGTAATACAGTGCAAGATCCAAAAGTGTTTCACAAAGACGACATTCAAACTAAAGCTTTCCCTTTCTGATCTGTATCACACAGATAAAAATGACTGCCTACAAAGGACTGCTTGCATTTAACCAAGCTATGATAACAGACATGCATCTATTACAAAAGCCTGGTTTTATGTCAGTGACACCAACCAGCTGAATGTGACGGTGCAAATAGATCTATCCGTTTCCACACAGATTAACTCAAATTCAGAATTACATGAAATTCAGTCAAATAAAGATTTCCCCATTGTATCTTCCAAATGCACTACagcaaggaaagaaagaaaaaatgcaaatgaaaggcAGAGTAAAAGTGCAGAGATCCACTGTTGACAAGTGCCTTCACACCTGGCAGAGCAGTTTCCTGCTTacagacagcacactgcaggCCCATGCAGATCCCTCGCCTCTGAGTGGAGGACGGTCAGGAAAAGGCCAAAGGAGGCCCACACCCTTGTGCGCAGAGATTCTGGAGCACGCAACCAGAAAATGACAAGCGAGCTTCTTGAAAGAACACTGAGGGCTTGGGGGAGAGCAGGCTGAAATGACAGCAGAGTCGCATGGGGAATGACAGGCAACGTTCTCACAATGTCCCTGTAACGCCGTGGACATTACCGAAACACTGCCGCAATTGCCAGGTGGAGATGGTGGATGAGCTGAAGGCTGTGGTGTGCGTAGGGATGGGTATGGTTGCAGAGCAGGGGTGTGGTTGTGTAAAGGGGCGGAGCCGGGCTCCAGCGCAGCACAGGAGGTTTAGCTGAGCATCTTGTGGCGGTCGAAGACGGTCTTGCGCTGCTCCTGAACCTGTTTCTTCCAGCGCTGCTGGGCCCCCTCCACCCGCTCCAGCACCGTGCTCCCCCGCACCTGCAGCCCCTCCACAGGGGCCCGCatgtcctgcagggggagacagagagcagcaagTTACACACTTCCTCCCTGAccgactgactgactgacagtggtaatgttagtgtgtgtgtgagagagagtgcttgGTACCTCTGTGTCCTCCTCGTTCTGTAAGGGCTGGGTGTAGATGTCCTGCTTGCGCATCAGGGGGTCgaccagcagcaggaagagcaTGTATAGCAGGAGGGAGCCCACCACAGACAGGTAGATTATGATGGTCACCTGGGACAGAGGGATTCTCTGTTTGTGCTCACTCTCTCCGCTGCCTGTTGTGGTAGCTTCTCTGCACAtgtgcattctgggtaagaaTCTCTGCACCTTGATGCTGCTGTGGCTTTTCTACACACATGCAATCTGGGTAAGAAACTCTGTACCTTAATGGTGTTGCTGCTGCGCTCCTCATACTTGCACTCACAGAGCAGACAGTACGCCTCCACATCATGACCCGGCACTGGCATGGGCTCTACCACATGCAGACAGTTActgggggaggaagggaaggggggagagagggagagagggagagggggccaGGGGCAGTTCaaaagagacagcaagagagagaaaaagagcaatCAATATGCACAACTGTCTTCTGGTTTAATACACATCATTAGGTGGCTCTAACTGGCCAATCTACTCTTCACCTTGTTATTCCACTGATGCATGAGATGTAATGTAGCTTCAAAAAGCTAGTTGTCAGTTAAAAGCTTACCTTGCCAAATATAAACCCAGGCTGCATTTTGTTAGTATATGGGTAGGGTAGGCTGGTCTCTCTTATGcgacacattcagaaacattcaTGTAGAGCCATCCTAACCCCACTCACTGAGAATACATGAGCAGATGGATCCAAATTGAACTACTAAGACTaaagtgtacagtacagtgcaaacaGAACATTGCCTTTATTTATATTGATAGCTACAGCATGAGGGAACAATTTTATATCTTATTTTCCATGTGTCAccatgaataatttttttttctttcatttaatgaaaacatgccAGCTCGCAGTGACtgacacatttcataaatatcaTATTTACCTATTTTATTGAGTGACTGTAGGACATGAATGGCTAGAGTCAAAAAGGCTAACAGGTTCATTGATTAAGGCATAAATAAGCTCCACATCTGTGGGAAATATCCTGGCATTAACCCCAGTGTTCTGTGGCTGTTAATGGAAGCTGCAGTTCTTGCAGATCCTAAATCTAGCTCCCCTCTTCACGGTTCCACGGTGCTGCAATCTCACCAGTCTTTCTGAGACACGTTCCTGTTGTAGATGTGTCCACTGATGTTCCTGTACGGAGGGCAGATGCACTTACAGCGCACGTCCTCAAAGCTCTGCGGAAAGAAAAGCCCAGTCAGAATCTGCCATTATCACACTAGCTCTTATTTAGAGGCATTGATACTGAGCCATATTCATGATTCAGTTGTTGTATTAGCTACAATCAGTAATTTACGGAGTTCTAAGGAGAGACGTCTCCCTTGGAAAAACTGAGGCAAACCCATAAAACCAGAAAGGAAAGGTACACAGAGGTGTGGAATCAGCATGAACACAGCGCCATCTAGACACTGCAGCGCAGAATAGCTCCTGAGGACAGGTTTAGATTGCAATTTGCTGTGACTCCTGCCAAGAGAATCTAAAATGGAACACCCTGATTTACTGAGTGTGAGCTCCAGAAAGTGAACGACTTCCTTCCATTGCTAAATAcatgtgacaaaaatgcaacacaggATTCATATTATGTTCAAGTCATAAAGCCGATGGTAGATATTTATGGTGCTGACATACTGGGTTTTCTGGTCTCCAAAATAAAACCTCGGTACACTTTCTATGCACACAGAATCTGAGTGCCACATACAGACCAAGCCTCAGGAATTAGGAAAACAGTTGAGTTAACTCATTCTGAATCCCTTAGAACATTATCTACCAGGGAAGGTTTGGAATGCCAGCTGTTCAAGTGGTACAGTTTAAGCGTGGGGGTAAATGCCAGCTGTTTTAATGGTATAGTCCAAGTGTGGGAGATGAGTTACCTTGCTGGCATGTGCATGGGATATGACCTCGAAGAGAACCATGGCCACTAGGAGGGTGAGGGGACACCTAAGATTTCGGATTGTG
This portion of the Megalops cyprinoides isolate fMegCyp1 chromosome 7, fMegCyp1.pri, whole genome shotgun sequence genome encodes:
- the tmem9 gene encoding transmembrane protein 9, whose translation is MVLHSTIRNLRCPLTLLVAMVLFEVISHAHASKSFEDVRCKCICPPYRNISGHIYNRNVSQKDCNCLHVVEPMPVPGHDVEAYCLLCECKYEERSSNTIKVTIIIYLSVVGSLLLYMLFLLLVDPLMRKQDIYTQPLQNEEDTEDMRAPVEGLQVRGSTVLERVEGAQQRWKKQVQEQRKTVFDRHKMLS